The DNA region CCTTTAGAATTGATTTGCTTCGCGTATCTTTTTGAGTTCgagtaccaggtatgtaaatatgaaatcggaatttttgtatagaaaatacacgtttattgtatgaaaatgattaaaaatattttattcgaagtattgcccgtcgttagctatacatttttcctacctgtctggcaattggtggatgccacgccaaagaaactgtcgctcttttgaagcaaaccagtcatcgagccattttcgtacattttcgtaagaagtgaagtactggtcagaaagtgcgtgtcccatcgatgcaaataaatctgtctggtgagtaagccgcgtgcgaaagtatttcccaactaaAATCCTTTCcggtttccttgaccggttttgctgtatgtgatggtgcattatcgtgaagcaaaattactttgtgttgccttttttgatattctggtcgtttttcacgcaaagcttgattcaaatcgattatttgttgtcggtagcgctcagtattaacggtttcgccaggttttaacagctcataatagatcacgttccacgttccacgttcttcgttcctcacgtcaaaattgccacttctaaattttttaaaccactcaaagcactgtgatttaccaagagcatgctcaccgtaagcttcgacaagcattcgatgcgattctgcagcagttttcttcaaatggtaacagaaaatcaatgctgtccgcaaatcgtagtttccaggcataaaattcgacatgttcaacgctattacaaactatgctgttgtatgaaacttgtattgttctgagtcgaaaatgtttgtgagatgtcaacaaagacttttggcatcaatgacgcaatTTAgcgataactacattatcagctagggccatctataggcaaattccggtttcatatttacagacctgatatagcATCGTGGTCTCTTTGATGTAAATTTGAAgcgtatattttattacgaatttttatCGGACAAGCAacaatattactaaatatttatcTGTATATACGAGTGAAAACCATTAGTATACATAAAGTGAATAACGTGCAGGTTTAGACAACCAATAAGATTCACGTAATTTACAAAAGCTTGAATATAGAAATCTTAAAAGTATTTACAGCCCCGGTGAAAAAtctaacaatatataaaacttattAGCAGTGAAAATGGTTAACTGGTTCGATAGCAGTATACTTATATATACCTAATGTATCTATACTTATATATCTATACTTATATATCTATACTTATATATCTATACTTATGTATACTTAAATGGTAGAAATGTTCGTGTAAGCCTAAACGACCTCAAAAGTATGTatatcgtataaaattgtaacatATCTGTTATTATCACTGATAAAAGAATCGATAAATAAAcaagatataattaaaagacCAATAAAGTGaaacaatacaatttttttttgttctcgCAAAAAATTTTAACATAATAGATTTTATGATCCATTCTTACGTGCCCATAGAAGAATGTACATACTTTTATGTGTGCATGTAAAGCTTGCAGTTAATTGAATAATTAGTTTTCACGACAACCAATATCATAAATATAGTTTTATGATACAATGCTTCTGAAATTGCACTCACGTGACTTTGTACTGCTTTAACTTCgtcaatatttcaaatttccgtaTGAAATTTTCCGCGCATATTCAGAACCGAATATCTCACTTTtcgaaagtataaaaaaatttcaatttttcaataacATTTAGGAAAGTTTTACAAAGAAATACGTGTTTGATTTGACGAGATATTAATTTCGCCAAATATGAAATGATTCGAATTTATATTAGGATATTAAATTAGACAAAAGAGAAAGGACAGTAGTGCAGATTTCTCTATACTTTGAAGTTTTACGTTTATCATATTTCGCGGTTTATCGAAGAATATCCttactttctttcatttttgtaCAGTATAATACGTACGAAATTTTggcaaaaaaatatattaaatatactttaGACATTGTTTCGGTTTCTATATTATAGCGTCAAGTTTCATATATTCGTCGTTTAATTATTCTCACCGAATCTCTGCATTAaccacgttatttcgtattcataaaatttatacgATTTTATATTACGTTAAATCATAATTCTTTgggaaagaaaatatagaaaagtttCAAATACAGCATaggaaattcaaatattatccGAGAATAATATCCATTTTTTCTTCGATCATCTTAATTTATTCGCATAATTGTGATTAAGAAAATTTTTCTTGTCGAGGAATTTTCATAGGGATAGTGGCATAAAAATAAAGACGGTTATGACTCATTTTTATGTAGTCTAATAAGTAAAAAAGCGATGATAACGCGAAACAATGTATAAACATACAAATGCACGAAGGACATCTATATTCGATAAGATATATTTACCTATTAGACAGATaaaaactaaaataataaaGCATAGTTGACGACTAAATCAGCAATAATTTCTATAACATCATATCGCTAAACGGTatatagaaataagaaatattcaaagaatacACAGTTGAGAAATACACAGAAGTTTGATAAGACTTATTATCTCACATACATAATACAAATGTTTGCACGCTCTAGCATAAATAGCTCGACGGCTATTAACAGTTGCATCAACCCGTCACAGCCAGTCAGTACGTACGCAGCGCTCTAGCATAAGCATCATTTAATCGCGTGTTCGGCCACTCTCTCACATTAGAGTATCCATATACGTTGACAGCTTCTAAGCTTTTTCTTAACATCGAATCAAACATAAGCTTTTCTCGTGATTACCGATCGAAAGTCGAATctctttaaagaaaaacaatgaTCTAATTCTCTAGTAGGTGGTTGTGTGGTGTTATACCAGTGAATACCCAGTAGAAGTGTTGAAAATAACGATGGAAATAAACTGGTGGCCAATAATCGCGGCGGTGGTCGCCGTAATCGCGGTAGCTTATTACAGAATCACTAGGATCTACGATTTCTTTGAGAAACGCGGGATTCCTTATTACAGTTACGTCCCGCTATTAGGAAGCATTTGGGAGGCCATACTTCAACGAATCTCGTTCGCCGAGACGGTTGAAAAAATATACCAGGCGTTTCCTGATTCGAAGTACATCGGTTTTTTCGACTTCTCCTCACCCATAGTTATGATTCGAGATCTCGAATTGCTCAAGTCGATCACCGTGAAGAACTTCGATCATTTTCCAGATCACAGATCCTTCGATAACGTAGATAGAGATCCCCTGTTTGGTAAGAATTTATTTGCCCTTCGTGGCGATAGATGGAAGGAAGTGCGAAACACGTTGAGTCCAGCCTTCACGTCAAGCAAGATGAAGGCGATGTTCGTACTAATGCGCGAATGCGCTAAGGAATACGGCGATTATTTCGCTTCTTTGCCTGCCGACCAGACTACTTTGGAGTTAAAAGATTCGTTCACCAAATATACCAACGACGTAATCGCTACTTGTGCCTTTGGCATTAACGTGAACTCGATAAAGGACCCGAAGAACAATTTTTACGTGTACGGTAGAGAGGCTACTCATTTTGGAAGATCGCAATCCATCAAGTTTTTCATTGTAAGAAGCTTGCCCTGGATAGCTAGAGCATTAAATATCAGGATAATTAAGAAGCAGATCGTGGATTTTTTCCAAGACTTGGTGGCTACTACGATAAAGACCAGAGACGAGAAAGGTATCGTTCGTCCGGATATGCTTCAGCTGATGATGGAAACGAGAGGGAAATTAGCCCCAGAAAAGCAGCTGACCATCGAAGATATGACTGCCCAGGCGTTCGTCTTCTTCTTTGGTGGATTCGAAAGCACCTCTACTCTGATGTGCTTCGCTGCTTACGAGGTTGGAGTGAACGAGGAAGTTCAGAGGAGATTGCAAGACGAAATCGATCAGGTTTTGGAGGATTGTAAGGGCGAAGCCACGTACGAGGCTATCAACGACATGAAGTATCTGGACGCTGTCATTCTCGAGAGTCTTAGGATGTACCCAACCATCGTGGCTGTCGATAGACTTTGCGTAAAACCGTTCGAATTACCGCCACATTTGCCAGGAAAAAAACCCTACATCGTCCAAGAAAATGAATGCATATGGATACCGATTTATGGAATTCAGCGTGATCCACAGAATTATCCAGAGCCAAACAAATTCAATCCCGATAGATTCTACAGCGATGCGACACAGATGTCCAACTCCAGTTCGCTCTTTACCTTTGGATTGGGACCTAGAATGTGTATCGGTAACAGATTCGCGATATTGGAGGCGAAAGTTTTGTTGTTCTATATTTTTGCCAAGTGTAACCTCACACCGTGCGCCAAGACCTCTATACCGCTGAAATTGAACAAGAAAGGATTTGCTATGACGTCAGAGAATGGATTTTGGTTTAACATTCAACCGAGAAACATAAAGAAAGGCGAGGTCGAGAAAATTACGGTTCCAGGAACGACGATGTTTATCGAGAAGATTCCTGATAGACATCCAGACAATTAAGTCATATGCGATGTTTGTAATATCAATTTTCCGAACTTTCGTTTGAAAATATCTACGTATATTTTTTCGATGTATTCAATGCGATAAGATCGACGGTAAACCAGAAATCAGAACCAAAGGCTTCGAGTTGAACACGTCACTTCAAACGTTTATATTTAGTTATTCGCATCGTCACTTGATTTCGAAGTATTAAGAATCGAGATGCTTGTTTCGCAAAAGAAAGTGAAAAACACATATACTTGGGGTATTCAAAGTATATAGAGAAATAAAAAGCTTTCATACAATATTTTCATTGTAACgcataaaatatatgaattgtACAAAGTTTCGGCTCAACGATTTCTCTTTTGTTCGAACAGAGAAACACTCTTAGATATCTATATTTAAAATcaacaaattgaaaataattctatttaacAACGAAGAACATAGTGATTTTTGCGGAGATGAAGTACatcttgttttatttaattgtgTTAAAACATCGTTAAATTTTCATAACTTTAAGCGATTTTAGTATTTTGTCGAATGATTTTCTATTGATACGATCTTTATGATTAATATgattttgtagaatttatagaaaataatcgttACTAATGTTCTACAAGTGTACTCTTATTCAGCTGGTTTGCCAAATGCTCGACGGATGATCTAATACATAGATAATACAGATCTAATGATCTAATAATTCGATCGATGTTTTATAGCTTTTTTTCCTTTATACGTGTTTACGAGATTTTCTCTGTATACtaacatttatatacattttattatttagataaatgtatctgttataatataatatgattaaacaaaattaatatttggaaTAAGAATATTTTGGGTTTAAATAGaggaacaaaataaataaatacaagttTGTATTGGgaaatagaatttataattctaatCTATAATCGATTGTTACTAAGATTACATTATTGTTTTTAAGATAATACCATACTGTCCATATCATACTTCGTCCTAGTTTCACAAATTTCAAGTTTCAGGTAGTGTAAACTAAATAATTAACGATAGCATCCGTCTGGGGCTCCAAAGTTCTTTCTGATAGAGAAAAGATTCTATATACGATTGCCTTTCCTGAACATTAAACGATACGAACAAAACGATATATTCGTTCAAAGATGTTAAAGAAGTCTTCGATCAACTTTGTGTTTATACCTAAGGTACATTTCAATcctttttatcgattttctttatctattgtattatttttacgaGTTAATTTCCGTTAAGCACCGATGTATCTTAGTTTTGGAGGTTCTTTACTTCTTTCTTCAACCTTCCCGCGTGATCGTAAATAAGGGGGAAAAAGCCAAAGAGATAGAGAAGAATTTTTTGGGTATCCCAGAAAATTCTTCCGCCATCGTCTAACCTGTTCGTATTTCAGCGGAACGAATcggagaaaaaatgaaaaggagGATCGAATCGTGGCGTGTTCTTGGTCATATAATGGATACGTGTTACGCGTCCATCTCAATTATCCTGGCCTGATGCGTCAGCATCGTCTCTGCATGTCCAGCACGTAACATGGAGTCGAGATACGTATAACAGTCGTATGTGTAATATATTCTACTACGTGATCGGCTAGTGGCAAAGACGCCATACGACCTTGTGAATGTTGCTTTAATGAGCGAGTTCCCGCGTATATATAAGCTGCTACATCACGAGCTAGTTGCTCGTCACAATATCACGCGGATATCGCATCAACTTAATTATGATCTACTTCTTCATTCTCGTGGTTCAAGAAATTGTGATAATATGCTGCAAACTTTCATGGATTTGATATTCGACTTTCTGGGAATCGCGAACTTTGTCTTAGACAGAGTTCTGATCGGTAGCTGTGGCGATTCAATACGTATGATCATTTCCTTTTATAATTTCTTGAAACACAACAGAGGAAAAACAATGaatattcattaaatttattaaatgattgGGTCATTCTAAAGGTTTTGTCCTCCGAAGATAATCTTAGgtctattatgttatagtttCTAGATGCGAAAGTTTGTGGTTGTTGTCCGATTTCCTCTGTCTTATTCCGCTTGTTCAATTTGGAATGATTACAAGGTTCAAGGCTAAACGTTGGAACGATCGTAGACTGTAATTTATCACACAATTTCAAACCGGGGATTTCAATTCTAAACGACCGTCGATGTCCATTTGAAGCGATTGTGGGATCTTCAATTGAAATTACTTTGAATTTCATTGAACGATCattctatttataaatattctgaGGTGTAAGTTATCCGTGATAATTGTAGCTGTTGGCTGTAGAAGTCGCTGATGAGATACTGCtggtttttcttccatttttgatgcgtagaagaaaaatcggactccgatcgccgggatttgaacccgggtcccgaacatTCGTAATCTAAggtgctaaccactgcgctgccatcgtccgacactagttaatgtcgagtggtggtatttatTGTCGAGTGTCGCCACAATTCAAAAGAGGACTTATTGTGAATATACGCAATGAATTAATTGACCTGTCAATAATAAGTACGCGGTTGTACCCGCATCAAATCGtatcattataaaaaaaaaaaaaaaaaaaaatatcaaacaacTTATATGTCCTCTTTGACACCATACGAACATTTTTAGAAAACACCCGAGTAGCTTACAAGGAACTTGAATATCGCTAGATTAGATtgcgaaaagtattttgtatGAAGCTAAGTTGTACCTAGTTGTAACTTTTAAAGGAATAAAGTTATCAGTGACAGTTTTTCTTCGAAGATAATTAACAATGCAACGACGTGGCAATCTTTAATTGAACTAACGATGACGACTATTGAAAAGATACGAAACGAAACTCAGATATGGAAATCTCTTCGATGAAGAGCACATTGatgaaagataaatattttattaagagTTATTTTCTCGCATGGCTAATGTTAATAACGTACAATATCcttagataacgttataataaatCTCTATATTACCTCCAATCATTTTATTATGACCTTCAACGGTATAATACTACAGCAACAACAATGTCGTAATAAAATCTCTGTTCCTTACGAATGACCACACAACGAGAACCACGCACATTTACCATGAAATTTCTTCGGAAATTAATCTAAACCAACACTCGACTAGGAACATTAACAAAAGCCAAACGAAGTTAGCAATAATAACTAGATACATAGTTAATAATAGCAACGGAGTTGGCCGAGATAGGAAACAACGCaacgaatattttcataaacgATCAACAAGTTATATTCGACGAAACGGGGAAGCAATTTGGTTCAATGCAGATTATCGTGCAACTTCTTCGGAAGGTTGGTCGTTGTTAAAGGACCCGTTTCCGATCCAACGACCCTTAGGTGCCTTAGGAAATATCTAGCAGGTTGACTCGATAAAACTACCCTCTCCCCTCTAATGTAATTCACTTTAGCTACGGCGAGTGCGTGGAAGGGATGAAAAGGAAAGCTCCAAGACCGAAGGTTAGCGATCGAACCAACACCATCAAGACCGGCTTTTGGCCAGAATTAATGAACTGAAGATCGTAAGGGTGGATTCAAGCAGTGTATTGTCTTGTTGTGTTAGTGGAAAAAGGCGCGAAACGATGGCTAAAAGGGAAAAGGAATCTTACTTTTCTTGCtcttcttctatctttcttcCCTCTTCATCTTCGCAGTGGTATATGTCCTACGATAAAACTATGGCAAATAAATTACAGTTATAATAAATTGCACCAATTATCGAAACACGAAATAGTGTTAACActtttattaatgtataacaTATACTTTTATCGCTTTGAAGACTATTgtttattgtaaaaattataactcatattcatacatataatttacatataaaCGATGTATAATTACGCAGTAAATTTGTGCTTCTGTTAAATCTCACATGCggaataaaaattaacattacCTTTCAAACTATCCGAAACAATACTTCCTCGATTACAATATTTTCCTTCCGCAAGTgtcaaacattttatttatctgtTTACTCGTCATGATTAGTCACTTTTTTTACTTAGTccatgatatttttctttcattaattgCAATTAAAGAACTTTTTTCATGTAATAGTTAGTATACATATGTTATATGTATGTCCACGCATCCttgaatttatttcattctGTATTTATGTTAAACGAATTTTCTGAACTTAATGTTTCAATTACGTCATAAACTTGCTAAAAAACAGAATATTTTGTTGTCAAACTCTAACAAAACAATTATATTCAATAAATTGTTCATTACACAATATTAATCTTTCGAAGCACGAGCGAATAATCAATCAGATCACGAATTATATAAGAAACTTTTTATTTTGCTTGTATTacattaagtaaaataaatagcaAACTTTAGTCAGTATTAGTATTAACATTCGAAAGACGGACGCTGCGCCGCTGGATTCGCAGTAAATTTTTTTTACTCCAACATGTCTTTTCTGTCCTTGTTATCGAGATAGTACGAGAGTTTTCTTATCGCTAATGGAGAGGAAGGGGCCAGGCTCATGTTACAAAACATCTTCAGTATGCTCCAAACAAAATTGAGCCAACGTATGGATCACGTGGATTACGACTGATTCGGCGTGACGTCCGCCGACATAGAGTTAACTAGAAAACACTACTCCGTACGCAAAGAAGATTTTAACCGCATTAAAGATCACTCATTCGCAAATTCAATTTCTACAATTTCCATTGCTCAAATGTTTTGTCGTTCCATTAGTTTGAGATGTGCAGTAAGAATGTTCTCTGGGCTCAACATTCAGCCAAAATCCATTCTTAGCATAGGCGGTTATCACACCTTCCTCATATTGCAACGGAAGCAACATCTTCGATCCAATCTTGACGTTGCACTTGGCGAGAATGTGACACAGTAATACCTTTATCTCTGTTAACGCGAACCGATTGCCGATGCAGATTCTGGGACCGAGACCAAACGGCATAAACGCCCCCGAATTTATGATCTTCTTTCCATTCTCGAGGAATCTATCCGGATCGAATTTCTGCGGATTTTCGTAGTGCTTGGGATCGTGGTGAATCGCGTCAACAGGTATCCAGATGTTCATTCCTGCTTTTACGGTGAAAGGTTTTTCACCAGGTAAGGCTGGTGGCAGCTCGAAATCTTTCACGCATAGTCTATCCAAGAATACGGTAATTGGTTGCAATCTCATCGCTTCGTTGATCATGGCATCCAAGTACTTCATCTTCTGTATGGCATCGTAAGTCAATTGTCCGTTATTATTTTCCAACGTTTCGTCGATTTCCTCCTGTAGTCTTTTCAAAATCTCTGGATTTTCGGCTAGAAGGTAGAACAAAAAACTCGTCTGCGTTGCAACGGAATCAGTTCCACCAAAGAATAAGCTAAAAGCGTGATTAACCATGTTTTCCGTGCTCATACCTTTTCCTGGAACCTTCTTGTCGTTTACATCTATGAATAGTTGTAGAATATCTGATCGATAAGTGCCATTCTGTTTCCTTTCCTCGATCGTGTTGATCACTTGTTCGGTAAAAAATTTCGCTATATGTTTTTCCAGAAATCTGAGCTGGAAGAGCTTCGCCAGCCAGGGTAGGTTCCTTTGCGCCAACATTGCCATATCTTTTTTGAAACTAGTGAACGTGGTCGATTTGCCGTACGTGTAAAATACGTTCTTCGGATTTTTTATGGTGTCGACAGATACACCGTAGACGCAGGTGGCGATTACGTCGTTGGTATATTTAGTCAGCAGATCCCTCATCTCCATTTCACGCTCATTCTCCGCTAGATTCGACAAATAGTTCGCGTATCTGGTAGCACACTCGGACATCAGATTAAACATATCCTTTACCTTATTGGTAGTAAACGCGAGTGACAATATGCTCCTTTGCTCCTTCCATTGCTCGCCTTTCATAGAAAACAGCATTCCGGCAAATATAGGGTCCATGTCCTTAAAGACAAAGTTACGATGGTCGGTAAAATGATCGAAATTCTTCATGTTGACGGACTTGATCAAGTCGAGATCGCGGAGTACTATGATAGGTGTGAGTGACTCGTATATGCCAACATATTTCGCTTCAGGATGAAGTTCATAAGCTTCCAGAATGGTGTCTTGCAAGGTGGACCGTTTTGCGAAGAAGGATCCCATATTTCCAAACAGTGGCATCGGTGGAATGTGCAGGATTCCATGTTTCTTGAATAAATTATGATTCTTCGTGGCACAGTAGTAGATAGCGATCAGTATCGCTATCAAAAACAGACCAAGGGACAGATACTCCATTCGAATATACCACAACCACTATCAGAATTTCACTTCCGATACGATGTTTGCTGTGTCGGCCTTTCCGAATAACTAAAGGTCGATCAATTTATCGCGTAgctatatacataaataagtaAGAGGACACGTCTATATTCTGATACGCAAGAATGTCTCAAGCGTAGTCAACTCCCTAATCTTTAACGTTACGTAagcaaaaacgaaaaagatgAAATCTGTATTTCGTAAAAATCGCCATGATTTATTTAGCGAAGATAGGAAATGCGTAAAGTATCTCTTAAACGTTTGTCGGCTTATTTAAACGTTGATAATTGCATAATGCATTATGGAATATCCTATACATTGCAGTCCCAAATCTTTTTCGGAGCCTTCTAGGTTATAACGCTACACAATAGTGGAGAAGGCTTAATTTACGGTACCCTAGAGTATTTTCGTTTCCTCTTCCTAGAACCCAGGTTGACGAAAACCATGTGACCAAGCGTTCGAAGCTTCACGTTTTCTTACAGCTATCTTTGTTTGACactcatttttgttttattgtatCAGCCGGATCGATTGACGAGTTGGCTAACCTATCTGATTGTTTTTAGACTAATTGTCGAACGATAGTGCATGGTTTATGACAAATAATTACATCGTAATgtgtaaaaataacaatatttaatcTAGCTGTAAATTTTCGTACGGATGTTTCGACTAATTTAAAAGTTGCTGAATTAAATGATTTTAAAGTTACGACTGGAATAAAATCATTGTTCACGGTGACATCATCTTGTGGACAATGCATTGACATAAATTTCTATGTGAATAATTGGAGTACGTTAAGGCATAGTGGAAGTATTGAATCGtgtaatagaaaaattcaaatattttataacagatttaagatattcgatatatttagaatatttatacacacataaacgaataatttattgaaaagaaGCGTTTGTCCTATCAACGAAATCGAATAATCTAATCAATAAGATGTTTtgatgtgtatgtatatgtattgaaATATGTACCGTTATGCCCGAACGATGAGAGGATTTCTTCGTATGGAATTGACAATGTTTTCAAAGAAAAGTCGCAGATATGAATATAGTGGTTCAAAGCAGCAGTGATAAAAGTCAAGAATTTGTTTTTGGTATTTTAAGCAAGTTTGGACTCGATGATCTATGAACTCGTTCATCTATCTCTTGATGTTTGATGAACTCCTGCCCGGTGCGGCATCCGCCGTGTGATTTTTGCATTGGACTTTGATGCGCGTTTCGACACTAGTTTGCCAGACGCAACTCTCTGAAACAAGGTTAAGTACATGCGAACGCTGATACGCTGGTATGGTTTAGATCGCTAGTGTTTCTGTGCCATGCGTAACAGTGTACACGATTACTCGACATTACAAGACCGTACAATATCATAAAACATATTTGTTATGCCGTCCTTTATCCGTCGTTAACTCGCgagattatttataaaattcctaaAAAGAATTCACGAACAAGAATTCCTTAGGTAAGATGAAATCAATTGTTAACCGTTAATCAAGAGTTTCGGTCGAACCGGAAATTTATTATGGAAGCAACTACCGTTGATAAATTATTCCATTGAGCATATTATACCTTGCATTGTGATTTGCCGAGAATTCGATTTTCTGTCAGGCAATAAATCAATATACAGGATGATTTATCTAATTCGGTCATCTCAATTTAAAACTACATACGAACGAAATAAATCAGaacgatatttatattacattatgatGGTACTGTAACAGGAATGCTATCACGATATTAAATTGTACATGCTCCGTGCAATTTATACATACGAAACTATATTGCTTCGTTTGGGGAAAGAAAGTAGTATTGTTGATATTTGTATCAATGGACTGAACTTGCAGTACCATAACGCAGGTTTTAGATGTTACATAATTTTTCAAGGTTAAATATATTCCTAATAAGAGTTTAAAGTAGGAATACTTCAGTTTTAGGGATAGAGTTAAATAACACACCGattctttgaaaataataaaaccgTTTAATAATTTTGGGTAATATTTTAAAGTAACAGAactgtttaataataataaactgaataataataacagtaacaaattttaattaatggagagaaacttttttttataataatgtagCAAAATATTACAAGTATAACGAGATAAACAATCAAATTCCAATGCATAAGTTTAACAAAATAAGTTTCACAAAATTTTACGCAATACAAGAGTTCAACATGACAATTAATATACAATACACAATATCAGTGTCGCACAAAGATAGAAGATATTGCATTATTTCACAAACGCATTCTTCTTACATTTTGATAGTGGGTAATAAAGGAAGTCGACTTGGTCGACGTATTTGTTAACAGTACTGCAGACTCTGTTGATGAGATCGTTACCGAATGTCGATTTGCGAATAGACA from Bombus terrestris chromosome 14, iyBomTerr1.2, whole genome shotgun sequence includes:
- the LOC100650309 gene encoding cytochrome P450 9e2; this translates as MEYLSLGLFLIAILIAIYYCATKNHNLFKKHGILHIPPMPLFGNMGSFFAKRSTLQDTILEAYELHPEAKYVGIYESLTPIIVLRDLDLIKSVNMKNFDHFTDHRNFVFKDMDPIFAGMLFSMKGEQWKEQRSILSLAFTTNKVKDMFNLMSECATRYANYLSNLAENEREMEMRDLLTKYTNDVIATCVYGVSVDTIKNPKNVFYTYGKSTTFTSFKKDMAMLAQRNLPWLAKLFQLRFLEKHIAKFFTEQVINTIEERKQNGTYRSDILQLFIDVNDKKVPGKGMSTENMVNHAFSLFFGGTDSVATQTSFLFYLLAENPEILKRLQEEIDETLENNNGQLTYDAIQKMKYLDAMINEAMRLQPITVFLDRLCVKDFELPPALPGEKPFTVKAGMNIWIPVDAIHHDPKHYENPQKFDPDRFLENGKKIINSGAFMPFGLGPRICIGNRFALTEIKVLLCHILAKCNVKIGSKMLLPLQYEEGVITAYAKNGFWLNVEPREHSYCTSQTNGTTKHLSNGNCRN
- the LOC100647566 gene encoding cytochrome P450 9e2, translating into MEINWWPIIAAVVAVIAVAYYRITRIYDFFEKRGIPYYSYVPLLGSIWEAILQRISFAETVEKIYQAFPDSKYIGFFDFSSPIVMIRDLELLKSITVKNFDHFPDHRSFDNVDRDPLFGKNLFALRGDRWKEVRNTLSPAFTSSKMKAMFVLMRECAKEYGDYFASLPADQTTLELKDSFTKYTNDVIATCAFGINVNSIKDPKNNFYVYGREATHFGRSQSIKFFIVRSLPWIARALNIRIIKKQIVDFFQDLVATTIKTRDEKGIVRPDMLQLMMETRGKLAPEKQLTIEDMTAQAFVFFFGGFESTSTLMCFAAYEVGVNEEVQRRLQDEIDQVLEDCKGEATYEAINDMKYLDAVILESLRMYPTIVAVDRLCVKPFELPPHLPGKKPYIVQENECIWIPIYGIQRDPQNYPEPNKFNPDRFYSDATQMSNSSSLFTFGLGPRMCIGNRFAILEAKVLLFYIFAKCNLTPCAKTSIPLKLNKKGFAMTSENGFWFNIQPRNIKKGEVEKITVPGTTMFIEKIPDRHPDN